CACGCGCCGTAGTCTTGCGCCAACGCGCCAAGGTGCGCGTCGATATGCATTATAAACGGCACGGCGCCGGAAATGAACTCCATCATCAGTGGTCTTCCCCTTTATTGCCGCCGTGTCCCTTGTGGGTCAGATAGATGGAAAGCGCGATAAGGAAGATGCCGATGGCGAGGTACAGCAGGCTCAGCACATCTTCATATTTGAAGTAGACGGCGTGCTTGAAAAAAGTGACTATCAACACCAGCAAGATGACCTTTGCCAGTTTTTCCTTCAGTTGATCGAGATCGTGGATGACAAGGATGCGCGACGATTTGGTGTCCGCTTCGGCGATGTCTATCTTGCTGATGAACAGCTCGTACAGCCCCATCCCGAAGATGAGGAGCACCGTGGCGATGAGATAGCTGTCCACCGCGGCGATGATATGCGTCACCGCAAGGGCGTGGAATTCCTCCATCCCTTCGGCGGCCGTGTGCAACAGCTCGGCGAAGACCTTGTACACATCGTATGTGCCGATGAAAATGAGCAGCATTGCCGACAGGATGGAGGCGGCTACGGCAAAGATGATTACCAGCCTGCTTTCCCACAGGATTCGCTCAACGACGCTCTCGATAGTTTTAAACATGAACTTTCATGGTCTCCTGAAAAGTTGGTTTTCGAACAAAGAATTGTAGCTGATTTTGCGGCCTGCCCACATCTTCTTTTTTAAATGGATAGGCATATCCCGCTGTCCCGATTCACAACAGGTGTCCTTGACCCCGCGGAGGACATGCTGCGCATGAATAGCCAAAACCCATGTTTTGCAAGGGGTTTATTTGCTGGCATGAAGAGTGCTTTCACAATGGGGTGAGCAACATGAAAAACCGGAACATAACAAAAACCTGAGAGAGAGAAAACATGAGAAACAATATTTCCCGCTTCGGCCCGGTTCTGTTAGCCGGCATTGCCGCGGGCTGGCTTTTAACCGGGTGCGGCACATCCTCATCCAATGCGGGTGGTAACGATGATGAAATAGAATCAACGTCGGACAACGAGCTTTCGCACGCACAGACCAGCGCCGACAACAATACCGGCGAACTCAACATAACCACCAGCACAACCGCCACCACGGCGACCACCGGCACAACCGCCACCTCCACCACGACGACCACCACCGGCCAGACCGCAACCTACACCGTGGCCTTTACTGTCAGCGCCGCGCCGGCCACCATTACCGCCACCACCACGCCGACCTTCACATGGATACCGGCCTCCGCCGTTTATAAGGTCTATGTAACGCTGGCCGGCTCCACCACCATCAAGTGGGGCCTTAAATGCGCCACCGTTGGCACCAACTGCATCAACAGTCCGGTGAACCTGGGCGATCAGACGGCCGCGGGAGCCACGGTAACGCTGATCGGCACCGCCCCGGCCGCCACGGCGTTGGCGGCTGGCGCCTATAACGCCGTCGTTGAAACCGCCAGCGCCACCGGCACCATTTCCCAGGCCGGCTGGACGGCGTTCACCGTTCAATAA
The genomic region above belongs to Nitrospinota bacterium and contains:
- a CDS encoding YqhA family protein, with translation MFKTIESVVERILWESRLVIIFAVAASILSAMLLIFIGTYDVYKVFAELLHTAAEGMEEFHALAVTHIIAAVDSYLIATVLLIFGMGLYELFISKIDIAEADTKSSRILVIHDLDQLKEKLAKVILLVLIVTFFKHAVYFKYEDVLSLLYLAIGIFLIALSIYLTHKGHGGNKGEDH